The genomic window CATGAACCTGGGAATTCTCAAGGTCGCCGCATCGCTGGAGCAATCCGGCCATGCGGTAGAATTTCTCGATCTATCGGGTATCTCGAATTACGGGGACGCCCTGGATACGTATCTCGCCCAAACCGAATGCACGACATTCGGTCTGACCGCCACGACCCCCCAGCTACCCTCGGCTTTCAAAATCCTATCGCATATTCGCGAGAACACCCCCGGCGCGAAGGTCATACTCGGAGGCCCCCACGCCACCCTTGTTAACGCCGCCTACAAGCGCGAGCAAAAACTGGGGATAGACGGCCGGGCCGCGAAATCCTTTCACCAGCTCATCGAAGCGTTCGACGTTATTGTCACCGGGGACGGCGAGGACGCCATTTTCAAGGCGCTAGAGCCCTTCTCCCCCAAGGTCGTGGATGCCGACGATCCCGCCTCTCCCCTGTGGCTCACAAACGGAAAATTCACGGAATCCCCGTTTCCGGCGCGCCATCTGGTCGAGGTGGACAGCTACAAGTATCACATCGACGGAGAAAGAGCGCTCAGCCTGATCGCTCAGTTAGGGTGCCCCTTCAACTGCGGATTTTGCGGTGGCCGGGAGTCTTCGGCCTTCAGGAAAATCCGGCAGCGATCCTCGCAAAACATCGTCGATGAAATCGTCCACCTGCACAAAGAATACGGCATCAAGGGATTCATGATGTACGACGACGAACTGAATGTGAATCCCAACATGATCGAGTTGATGAACCTGATTTCCGACGCGCAGGAACGTCTAGGTACGGAATTCCGTCTCAGAGGCTTCCTCAAATCCCAGCTTCTCACCGACGAGCAGGCCGAGGCCATGCACCGGGCCGGTTTTCGCTGGATCCTCGTCGGGTTCGAGTCCGGCTCTCCGAGAATTCTCAAGAACATCAACAAGCGCGCGACCCGGGAGGAAAATACCCGGTGCATGGAAATCGCCCGGCGTCACGATCTAAAGGTCAAGGCCCTGATGTCGATCGGACACCCTGGCGAATCGGAGGAAACCATCAAGGACACCCATGACTGGCTCCTCGAGGCCGAGCCGGACGATTTCGACGTCACCATCATCACCTCCTATCCCGGTACCCCTTATTTCGATCACGCCGTTCCCCACGAGACCGAAAAAAACGTATGGACCTACACCTACAATGGGGATGCCCTGCACGAAGTCGAACTCGACTTTTCTTCGGTCGCGGATTATTACAAAGGCGACCCGGAGGGGGGGGGGGTACAAGTCCTACGTATACACCGATTACCTGAGTCAGGGAGGATTGGTCGAACTGCGGGATTGGGTCGAAAGAGACGTGCGCCGGAGGCTGGACATCCCATTCAATCCCTCGGCCCCGACCGTCCGCTATGAACATTCCATGGGACAAGTAGGGCCCCTTCCGGAAAACATCCTCCGGGCATCGGGCGCAATCCCGAAATCCTGAACCTTGAGCGCGGTTGACGTTCTGGGTTCATTCTGCTGTAAAACAACAAACCAAAAGGTCGAAACTTTGATCGATATCACAGATGGACTCCCTTCTTGGTTCGATTGACTTTCGAACATCTGCGACACGAAAACTGCCTACCAGATAGTTGTAGCACTGCCTACGAGGGTGTGGATGGCGAAAACTAATTCACCGTTACATGACACCCGAATTTTCAGGTCTGAAATCCCCGCCAAATCCATAAATTTACCTGTTAATTCCCTGTACTTTCCCTGTTAAACAGGGAATTTGAGGGTGGAGAGGTCCGAAGGATTCCATTCACTGTTCATCCGAAATGTAGAATATGCCCTCATTCATCTCAAGGAATGCATTAGAGGCCAGATAGGAAAAGGAAAGCGAGGGGGCCACGGCACGTAAGGGTCAAGGCCGAGAAAAATACGGGGAAAAGTATGAAGCAGGGGGCTGCTTGAGAGCGAATTAAATTATTTCTAGAAAAAAAACTAAGATCAGGACGAAGCTAAAAAATCTATGAGACTGGGGAACTGAATCTTTTCTTGAGAACAAAGATCCAGGGGAAAACGCATCGAAGAATTTTTCAGATTCTGCCTTCCTCAGCGAGTTTTTCGCATATCCAGCCGTAGGTTTTATCGAGGCCATCTTCGAGGGATATTCCAGGCTCCCAGCCCAGGACTTTTCGCAGCTTGTCGTTGTCGCTGTTTCTCCCCCGTACGCCTTGTGGCTTCGTTAAATCGTAATCTTTGCCGATTTTTTTTCCGGCAATATTAGCGACAATATCGACAAGTTCGTTGATGGTGAGCATGCGATCCTGGCCCAGGTTCAAGGGTTCGTGAAAGTCGGATTGCATCAGGCGATGAATCCCTTCGATGCAGTCGTCAACAAAGCAATAGGACCTTGTCTGCTCGCCGTCGCCCCAAACCTCGATGGTGTCCTCATCTTTTGCGAGTGCGACCTTTCGGCAAATCGCGGCGGGGGATTTTTCCCGGCCACCGTCGTAGGATCCTAGTGGGCCGAAGATGTTGTGGAACCGCACGACGTAGGTGTTCAGTCCGTGATCCTCGTAGTAATGTCGGCAGGATCTTTCGGCGTAGAGTTTCTCCCAGCCATAGCCGTCCTCTGCGTCGGCAGGATAGGCGTCCTCTTCTTTGAGGGGGGTGACGTTGGCATCGTTTTGCATGTAGCCCGGATAAACACAGGCCGAGGAGGTGTAGAGGTATTTTTGGACGCCGCGTTCCCTGGCAGCGTCCAGCATATGAATGTTGATTAAGGTGTTGTCGTGGACGATTTCGGCCTTGTGGGTTTCGATGAATCCGATGCCGCCCATGTTCGCTGCCAGGTTGTATACGTGGTCCGCGCCCTTTGCAGCCTCAAGGCAGTTTTCCCATCTCCTGAGATCCAAGAGCTTGAACTCGTCAGCCTGGGTGTCTTCGTATTCGGGCTCTTTGATGTCAACGCCGCGAATCCAATAGCCTTTCGCTTTTAGATACTTAACAAAATGATGCCCGATAAAACCGCCCGCACCCGTTACAACGATCTTTTCCATGAAATGAAGCTCCATTTCAAATTTTGCGTTAAAATGAGAAAAACACCCTCTTCATATATATGAAATATCTAGTCGGGCTCAACCCCATTCAATAAAGGTTTTGCTCTCCTTTTACGCTATCCTACCAGATCGTGGCGCTACCCATAGTCAGGGCTTTCATAAACGCTCTCGCCAGTAATCTAGAATATCTTGCAGGGTTTGCTCGAAGGGTATTTCGGGTTTCCAGCCCGTGGTATTTTGGAATTTCGACACATCGCCGAGAAGTATTTGCACATCCGAGGGGCGCATCCGGGCCGGATCCTCTTTGACGGCGATCTCGATGTTCGCCCTGGCAATCAGCATGTCGAGCACCTGTTGAATAGTCCATGTCGTGCCCGAGGCGATGTTGTAGACCTCGCCCGGCTCGCCGTGCACAAGAGAGAGCCAGTAGGCTTTTACGATGTCGCGCACATCCGTGAAATCGCGCTTCGCCTCCAGGTTGCCGACATGAATAACGGGCTCTCGTTGTTTTTTCTCGGCGGCAACAATCTGTTTGGCGAAATTGCTACAAACGAAAACGTCGCCGCGCCGGGGGCCGGTGTGGTTGAAGGCGCGGGTGCGCACGAGTTTCATTCCATAGCTTTGGTGGTATTGGTAGGCGAGCAGGTCTGTGCCCACCTTGCTGACCGCGTAGGGCGATAGCGGCCTGAGCGGATTCGTCTCCCGGATGGGGACCTCATCGGGAAGGACCAGGCCGTACTCCTCGCTGCTGCCCGCGATCTGGATCAAAGGGTCGATCTCGGCCTGGCGGATGCCCTCGAGCAAGTGAAGCGTTCCGATGATGTTGGTGTGCAGGCTCTCCTCGGGCGCACTCCAGGAGGTGGGGACAAAGCTCTGGGCCGCCAGATGAAAAATCTTTTGGGGCCGGATTTCTAACAATACTTTGCTGACGGAGCTCTGGTCCCGCAGGTCGCATTCAATGATATTGACGCGGTCGCTCAGGTGGTCAATGTGCTCGGTTCGGCTGCGCCACCGGCGCATGCCGTACACTTCGACGTCGTCCAGGGTCAGGAGGTAGTCAACCAGATGGCTGCCAACGAACCCTGTGATTCCGGTGATTAATACGCGCTCTGACATCAAGTTTCCTCTCAAAAGGATTTAAAATAGCGGGGGAATCCTATCGGGTGCGGTATTGATCGGTCAATGAAGTTAAAGGGAATAGGAAGAAATCTAGGGTGGTTGGTGTTACTGAACTATTCGTGTAAAGGAATGGGGTGTGTTTTCCCTGCCATTTTTATGAACTTTTCAGGCTCCTGGGGGTGTCATGTCGGATACGAATTATGATTTTGCGGTGATTGGTGGAGGTCCTGCGGGATATGTTGCAGGGGTCAGGGCGGCCCAGCGGGGCGCCAAGTGTGTCGTTATCGAGCGGGGTGCGCTGGGTGGCACATGTTTAAACTGGGGGTGTATTCCCAGCAAGAGCCTGATTCGCGCCGCCGATGTCTATCGAAGTATCAAGCACGCCTCCAATTATGGAATAGAGATCACGGGTGAGGTTCAAGCTGATCTGGCCCGCATGATTGAGCAAAAAGATAAGATCGTGACAGGTCTGGTGAAGGGGATTGGCGGACTTTTCAAAGTGCACAAGGTTGAGCATGTCGAGGGAGAGGCTTCCATCGAGGGCGCGGGACGGATTCGCGTAAAGAGCGGCGGCGGCGAATCGGAGATTAGCGCCGAAAAAATACTTATCTCAACTGGGGCACGCCCCGCCCAGATACCCGTATTTCCCATCGACGGGAAAAGAATCATTTCTAGCGACCAGGCGGTGCATCTCAAAGAGTTGCCAGAGCGCCTGCTTATTATCGGGGCAGGTGTAATCGGCTGTGAATTTGCATGCTTCTACCGCGAGATGGGGGTGGATGTCACCGTGGTGGAATTGCTGGATCGTGCCCTGCCGCTGGGAGATGAAGATGTCTCGAAATTGATCGAGCGTGAACTGAAGAAACAAAAAATAAAGCTTTTAACAGGAAAGAAAATTCTCAAGGTCGAGCAAATTGGAAACGATATGGTCGCCCATATTGAAGATGGCGAAGATATCAGCGCGGATCTGGTGTTGGTCTCGATCGGGAGGACATTCAATACCGATAATCTTGGCCTGGAAAAAATCGGTGTCGAACTTGGCCAGCGGGGCGATATCCCGGTGAATGAGAAGATGGAGACAAATGTTCCGGGTGTTTATGCCGCTGGAGATGTGGTAGGCGGCATGATGCTTGCCCATGTGGCATCGGCAGAAGGCATCGTCGCGGTTGAAAATGCGACCGGGGGAGATGTTGCTATGAACTACAAAGGGATTCCGGCGGGAATTTTCACATACCCCGAAGTTGGTGTCGTAGGCCTCACCGAGCAGCAGGCAAGAGACGCTGGCCACGAGGTGAGTATTGGGCGATTCCAGATGAGGGGATTGGGAAAGGCCCATGCCGAACGGGAGATTTCAGGTGAAGTGAAAGTGATTGCCGATGCGGGTGATGACGCTATTTTAGGTGTTCATATCGTGGGCGCGCACGCAGCAGATTTGATTCATGAAGCCGCCGTGGCCATGCGCAATAATTTAACGTCCTCGCAACTTGGAGATACTATTCACTCGCATCCCACGCTCTCGGAAGCGATTATGGAGGCCGCCCATGATGTACATGGCAACGCTATTCATAATCCACCGAAAAAGTAAGGTTTAAGGGGTAGCAGCATTCAAACGATGTAGCATTAGGAGATGTGGTGTGCCGTAGGTCTATGAGATCGATTGGCTGAAGGTGGCTTCGGTTTTTTCCTGCTTCATGGCTTGAAATTCATCTTCGAAGAAAAACTTTTCTTCACCGAATGCAGGGACGAGATGGTTCAGCCATGTGGCTTTTTCATCAAATTTCGCAAAGAATGGACGTTGAACCCAATCTGCGTTTCGGCCCTGTATAAATCTTAGAACAAAAACTTTTTCCCCGTTGATTTCGGTTACGCCTTGAATTTCGACCTTCCCGGGCTCTGCGCTCATGCTCGGGCCGCGTGCTGTCCGCGCCAGACCGGAAACCTGTTTCATCGCATCTCTATAAATTTCCCATGCCTTCACCAGCGGGATCTCAAAGTAGCGACGCGCTCCGGTATCTCTTTCCACAAACATATAGTAGGGAATTATTCCCAACTTGACCTGGGTTCTCCAGGTCTTTGCCCAAGTGTCCGCATCATCGTTGATGTTGGCGAGTACGGGACCTTGGCTGCGAATAACGACCCCCGTCTCCCGCACCCGGCGAATGGCCTCGCGGGCGATATCGGTGTCCATCTCACGCCAATGGTTGTAGTGGGCCATTAGAGACACATGTTTGCCAGCCTTTACCATACGCTCCAGCAACCGAAGCATATCGTCCGCATCGTCGTCAGTGACGAAACGATGGGGCCAAAAGGTCATGGATTTAGTGCCGATTCTTATTGTCTGTACGTGAGCAAGGCGGCTGTCTCTGGCGAGCGGATCCAGGTAATCGGCCAGGTTCCGTGTTTTCATAACCATCGGATCGCCGCCGGTGAGGAGCAGGTCGGTTACGTCTGGATGTTCCGCTAGATAGTCGTGCAGATTTTTTGCCTCGCTTGAGGCAAATCGAAGCTCCTTATCTCCTACGAACTGAGCCCATCTAAAACAGAAGGTGCAATAGGAGTGGCATGTCTGCCCCTGGCTTGGGAAGAAGAGTACGATTTCCCGGTATTTATGCTGCATCCCTTCTAGTTCTTCATTGCCCAGGGTAGGTACGTTGAGTTGTTGTTGTCCGGCTGGGTGGGGGTTGAGCTCAACCCGTACTTCGGATACGGCCGAATCTATTTCGCTTCTCGATGCCTCTTTCTTGAAAAGATCGCCTATTCGCTCGAAGTGCTCTGGGGCGAGCATTCCGGGTTGCGGAAATGTCAGCTGGAATATGGGGTCCTCAGGGACATTGTTCCAATCGATGAGACTGTCGATGACATACTGATTTACCCGGAACGGGAGAACACTGGAGACCACTTTCATGGCAAAGCGTTGCTCTGCGGTGAGGAGTTTAAGTTGAGGGATGTTATCTAACTGGCGGGCGGTGAACACACGAAATGGCCTGGCCGGAAATACATGATGCGGCCCAGAATTAAGATGGCTGAGGTGCCTTCTGGCTTGCCCTGATTTGTGATCGGGTATAGGAATAACAGGAGAATAATCAAAGCTCTCTGATGTAGTCGATGGTCTGCTCATAATGCTTTACCTCAAGCCACCCGGTTTTGACGACAACTAACCCGAGCTGGAATGAATGTTCATTTCCCGCGTTTTTAATGCCTGTAAACTCGTTGCGATTTTTTTGCACGCGGTGAAACTAACCCGCGGGAAACGAGGACAGGCAACCCTATAGGGAAGACCTTAAAACGTAGCCTCATCTGTATAATGCTTATTATACATAAGATCAGTCTGCTCGGCTAGCGTCATGATTTAAGGTGGTTTTTTACTTAATAGTTATAAGGAAAACCTAATGGGCAACTTCAACTAGATTATTTTCAAGGGGATCAAACCGAGGACAAATATTCAATAGGTTACCAGTTAATTCGCTTCGCGAAAATTTTAAAATTGGCCTTAGAAGAAAACTAATAAGGCACGTCGATTAATTTTCCCTCCCCAGCTCTCATATCCTGTTCAAGAAGTAGACGCATGGCTTTTGCGACGGGTCCGGGTTTACCGTTGCCGATCGTTTTTCCGTCCCATTCCACAACCGGCGCAACGTATATTGAGCTCCCTATCAGCATCATTTCGGCGGCATTTTTTGCCTCCTCGACCGGGATATCACCTATCTTGATTCCCTTGATGACGCCCTGATCGACCAAAACGGGAGCAAGCTCGAGCAGGCGAAGAACGGTGCAGCCAGACAGAATGTTGTCGAAACGGGGGTGTCTCAAAATCCCGTCCTTGGTGACGAATGCCATGTTCATATTCGACCCCTCACCGACGTTGCCATCGGTATCGGTGAAAACGCCGTTGTCGAACCCTTTTTCCTTGGCTTCTAATTGCATCAGAACGTTGGGTAAATAGTTTGTGCTTTTTGTTTTCGCGTAAAGGGGCGGTTTTATCGGGAAAGTCGTGGTCATCACCCGCATGCCGTCGGTGTAGTAGGAATCATCGTAGGCGAGGCCCGGAAAAATCATAACGAAAAACCCGGACTCAGCATCGGCGGCGGGAACAAGACCCAAGTTGCCGGTCCCTGATGACATCCAGTAGCGAATCGAGCCATTTTTCTGGCCAGAGGCGGCTGTTGTCTGGATAATGATTTCGCGCATCTCCTTGCGCTCGCAGGGAAGTGTTAATTTCGAGGCCGCAGCCGAGCGGTGAAACCGGTCAAGATGCGCCTCAAGGTCGTAAATTTTTCCGTCCACAATTGCCGCCGTGTCGAAAATTCCGTGTCCGCGATGAACCATGTGATCGTCAAAAGGAATTACCATCAATGCAGGGTCGGTGACGACGCCGCCGATATGGCTTGAATAGAAGGCCGAGAATTTAACGGGCTGTTTCTCGCGCAGTCCCTTTAGGCGAGAAAGAACTTCCTCGGGGCCGAGAATTTGAAGCGAGGACATGAAGGCTACCTCCGTGGCATTTGATGATGTTCGGAAGAACCTGTTCATCATGCCCCTAGGGGAGGTCTCCAGCAAGGGGATGAGGAGAAATGCGCTAAAACCGCCTCACAAATGGGAGGGACTTAAGATAGGCGAAGATACTCGATATCTGGTGGCCGTTGAGGCGGGGCCACGCTAATCCCTCGGCCTTGGCCCGCTTAATCATCAGCGGCGCATGGCGAAGCATTCGGGTGGAGAATTCATTCACATTATTAATTTGCCGTGCTGCCCTTCCAAGATCCGGCCCATAATGACCCCCATCGAAAGGCTTCCCGTGGCATCTTTGGCAACCAATTTCCTCGAAAAAAGATTTGCCATGCGCCGTGTTCGCCCGAAAGGCGATTGCGCCGCCATCCCTTTGGCTCAAGGAGTTGAGGTAGGTGAAGATATCGGTGACCTCCTCGCCTTGAAATCCTGGCCATCTGACCCCGTTACTTTTGAGGGTTTCTGCCATTAAAGGCACGTGGTTCCACATGACGGCCGCCCCCAGGACGGGGGAGGTCCAGACGGTGATTCGCGACAGATTCGGCCCGACAGTTGGCCCCCCTTTTTTCTGGAGGGAATGGCAATTCGAGCAACCCTTCATATGAAAAAGGGTGTGCCCGGAATCAACCCTTTCTTTGAGGGGACGCGCTAAATCTTGTGTAAGGACATTCGCAGGCGAGAGCAGCAAAAGAGCGGTGGCGATGGAGAGCGTTATGAGGTGGCGCATCCTCGTATCCTCCAAAAATGGAGAGAAAGTGCAGGGAGGGCATAAAGGTAAATATGGGTTGACCCGTTAACTAACGCAAGGAGAGGGGGGGATTCCCTTTATAAACAAGGAAGTATTTGAGTGCAGGTTAATCCTCAAGCGCCTCGGCGACGAGTTCTGCGATATCGGCGGCCCGTATAGTTTTTTCCGGGTCCAGCGCCTTAAGCGCGTCGTCGAACATCTGCATACAGAACGGGCATGAGACGGCAGCCGTTTTGGCGCCGCAAGCTTTTACGTCCTCAAGCCGCGTGTGGTTGATTCGTTTCGTCGGGTCGTCGTCCATCCAGGCGTAGCCGCCGCCCGAGCCGCAGCACAGCGCCCTGTCCTTGCTCCGCTCAAGGTCTTTGAATTCTCCTTTGCCCGCGATCTGAAGAAGAATTTCTCGGGGCTCATCCACAACGCCGTTATGGCGAGCCAGGTAGCAAGGATCATGGTAGGTGAGTGACTCAAGCGATTTTTTAAGCTTCAGCTTGCCATCTTTTATCAGCTCGCTAATCAGTTGGGTGTGGTGGATGACCTCGTAGTTGCCGCCAAAGTCGGGGTATTCATTTTTGTAGGTGTTAAAGCAGTGCGGGCAGGTCGTGATGATTTTCTTCACCCCGTAGCCGTCGAGGGTCGCAATGTTTTGCTTGGCGCACATTTGAAAGGTGAACTCTCCGCCCGCCCGCCGCGCCGGGTCGCCCGTGCAAACCTCCTCGGGGCCGAGGATACCAAAATCCACCCCGCCAGCCTGGAGGACTTTTACCATGGCGCGGCTGACCAAAATATTTCGGTCGATCATCGAGCCCGTGCACCCAACCCAAAAAAGATATTCGGCCTTCTCGCCATTGCCGAGGACTTTGACGTCTAGATCCTCGTACCACTCCTCGCGGTTGTGCTGGGCGCCTGCCCAGGGATGCATCTTCTCATCCATGTTCTTGAGGAATTGTTGCGCGTTATCGCTCATCTTCGATTCCATCATCACCAGATAGCGGCGCATATCCACCATCTTGGGGATATGTTCGATGAAAACCGGGCATTCGCGCTGGCAGGCGCCGCAGGTGCGGCAGCCCCAGAGGACTTCCTCTAAGATAGCTGGCTGAAGGCCCTCCTCTTGCGCCTCCCCGAAGAGCGGCGCTGTATCAGGTGGCGTGGCCTCGCCGCCATTTTCTCCAGCCTCAGCTTGGGCGGCACGATGTTTTAAGATAATCGGGCCTGTTTGAGTCAGGTGGTCCTTCAGGTCGCGGATGAGCTTGCGCGGGCTTAAGGGGACGCCCGAGCCATAGGCCGGACAAACGCTTTCGCAACGACCGCAGTTTGTGCAGGCATCTAAATCAAGCAGGTTTTTCCAAGAATATTGTTCAATTCTTTCGGTTCCGAGCGTCTCTAAGGCCTCAGGATCGGTTTCCATCATGCCTTCAATATCGAAGTAGGAAAGCTTGCCGCTAGAGTCTAGGTTGCGGAAAAAGATATTAGCGATGCCGTACCAGACGTGATTGACTTTCCCGAAGCCCAGATAGCCCAGGAAAGTGAATGCCGTTGCCGCATGAAACCACCACTGAACACGATGGAAGACTCCCAGGAAATCAGGCCCCCAGTTTTTCATGAACAGCGCCACCACATAGCCAACCGGCGACCATACAGCGACCGAAGGGTTTTGGCTCAACTCCGTGGCGGCAATTCGCGCGCCCTCGACAACGAAGCCTTGAATAAAGATAAGAGCCAGCAGCGATATCGCGATCCAATCGTCCAAAACCGAATTGATGCGATCTGGGCGAATGACAGCGCGCCGCCATATAGCCATTCCAATTCCGATAAGGCCAATTAAGCCGAATGTGTCGGTTAATAGAGAGAACCAAAGATAAGTATTGCCCACAAGGAAATGAATGCCGGACCATTCCTGAAAAGCGAGAAGACCGGTGGCGAGCAACTCGACGAGAAACCCGTAGAAAATAAATAGGTGCATGAAGCCCGGATAGGCATCCCGCAGCAGGCGCCGGTAGCCGAATATCTCTACAAATATGCCGCATATGCGCTCGGGTATGCGGTCCAGGCGGTTTTCCGCACCGCCCAGACGCCATAGCCGGTATCTCGACCAGATTCCGTGAAACATGAAAATCAGGGGAACCACGGCCAGGAGATACATCGGGAATATGTGAGTGGCGAAGTTTTCGACCTGCTCGGTGTGACAACTTTGGCACTTGGCGGTAGCCGCGAATTTCGGGAATTCGTGCGGATTATGGCAGGTAGTGCACTCGAATATTTTTTCCGGGCTGGTTTTGACGACGGTTTGTGCTTCGCTGCCTGTTGAAAACGCCATAGCGAAAAAAACCAGGAAGGTAACAACTAATGCGCCAGAGAAGCCTCGGCATATGTTTTTACGCGGAAACATTCATTTTCCTTCCTCGTGAATCGCAAACCAATACGAAATTATTCATATATAGACTTTTCTTAAGAGCAGTAGCATACAAGTTATCAGCTACACGAGTGATTTCGCAACGGCTTGAGGATAAATTACAGGAATTGAAAATACCGTTTTCGAGAAATTGTCGAAGCAAGTGGGCTTATTTTCTGCCCAAGTCCATGATTTGACTTTGGCATGTTAATCGTTCGAGGTTTAGGGCGTCGATTAGTTGATTTGCAAGAGTGATTGATACTATTCTAGAGAAATTGATTTCAGCAACTACGCTCCACTCAGATTATTTAAGGGATTGCCAGAGTGTCTTCTTCTGAATCCTCGCCTCCGCAGGAACAAAATATCGAGCGCCGCGGCGCAATGATTGCTTTAAGCATGATTGCAGGTCTAGTGGTTAGCTACGGTACGGCGGCGATTTATGGATTGCGGTATCTGTTTGGAAGGCAGAGCCCGCCCCGACAAGTTCAGGTCCTTGTGGCGTCCGTTGCTGATGTTCCCGAAGGGGGGAGTATTGTGCGCGCCGACCTGGCCGGGCAGAAATTTCTGCTCGTTAAGGCCGGCGGTGATATTCGGGCATTTTCCACATCGTGCACCCACCTAGGCTGCCAGGTTCACTGGAAGCCGGGCGATAAGACTTTCTTTTGTCCCTGTCACGATGGCGTGTTCGATGCTGACGGTAACCCTGTGTCCGGGCCGCCGCCTACGCCATTGGCCCAAAATCCTGTGGAAATTCGTGGCTCCAGCATTTTCGTCACAATGAGAGAGGCCTGAGCCCTTGTCTGAGAAAATCACCACCTGGATAAACGAGCGCATTCCGTTTGATTGGGGCTCTCTTAAGCACGCCCTTGATGAGCCCATTCCGCGTCACATGCACAAATGGTGGTTTTGCCTTGGCGGAACGCCGCTTTATCTTTTCATGATTCAGATGCTCTCGGGCATCGCGCTCACTTTTTATTTTGTTCCCGACCCGGATAAGGCGTATGAGTCGGTTCGCTATATCACCCAGGAGGCGCCGTTTGGCTGGTGGGTTCGCGGCGTTCATCGCTGGTCGGGTGAACTGATGGTGGTCGCGGTAATTTTACACATGATCCGTGTGTTTTTTACGAACGCCTACAGAAAGCCGCGCGAGCTTAACTGGCTCATTGGCATGTTGCTTCTGGTTACGATATTCACCTTCGGCTTCTCGGGTTATTCACTTATCTACAACCAACTCTCCTACTGGGCGATGGTGGTGGGAACGAATATCACCGCGTCCATACCGGTGGTCGGCGAATTTGCCGCCGGTTTCTTGCGGGGCGGGCCGGTCATCTCGGCGAATACTTTGACCCGCATGTATGTTCTTCATGTTGGCTTGCTGCCGATGGCGGCGGTGGCGTTAATCGCCTTGCATCTTTTCCTTCTTCGGCTTCACGGAGTTAGCGATGCCGAGGACACTGGCGAGGGGGATTCTGATGAAGGTTCGGGGCGTTTTTTCCCGTTTTTCCCGGACCATTTGATGACAGAGCTGGCCATCGGGGTTTTCTTAATTTACCTTATCAGCCAGCTGGCCATCATTTTTCCCGTACATCTTGGCGAGCCGGCGAATCCCGCTGTTACGCCAGAGCACATCAAGCCCGAATGGTATTTCTACCCGGTTTTCAGGTTTTTGAAATTGTTTTCTTTTAAAACAGGTATTATCAGTCTTCTGGTTATTGTTACGACTATGTTCGCGTGGCCCTGGGTTGATGCTGCCATCGAGAGACGATTTCCGGGCAAGGATATCAGCATCTATGTCGGCATTGCCGCATCGTTGATGATAATCATGCTCATTCTTATCGAAGGCTTATCGGGACAGGTGGCCTTTGTTAGCTCTATCATCGGTGTTGCCGTTCTCATTGTATCGGCGATGTTCATCCTGAAAGGGTTATTGCGAAAATGAACGGAGGGTGTTTCCTGTGAACTTTCAGGCCAAGCAGTTGGTGGTGGCGATTATCAGTCTTTTCTTTTTAGCCTCATTGTTGACCGTGGGGTATATCGAGAGCGAACGCCTGCTTCCCGAGAAGAAAGCGAAGGCGGTGGTGACTCAAAAGAATCTGAGTTGCATGAAGTGCCACGAGGAAAAATCGCCCGCC from Nitrospinaceae bacterium includes these protein-coding regions:
- a CDS encoding 4Fe-4S dicluster domain-containing protein; translated protein: MFPRKNICRGFSGALVVTFLVFFAMAFSTGSEAQTVVKTSPEKIFECTTCHNPHEFPKFAATAKCQSCHTEQVENFATHIFPMYLLAVVPLIFMFHGIWSRYRLWRLGGAENRLDRIPERICGIFVEIFGYRRLLRDAYPGFMHLFIFYGFLVELLATGLLAFQEWSGIHFLVGNTYLWFSLLTDTFGLIGLIGIGMAIWRRAVIRPDRINSVLDDWIAISLLALIFIQGFVVEGARIAATELSQNPSVAVWSPVGYVVALFMKNWGPDFLGVFHRVQWWFHAATAFTFLGYLGFGKVNHVWYGIANIFFRNLDSSGKLSYFDIEGMMETDPEALETLGTERIEQYSWKNLLDLDACTNCGRCESVCPAYGSGVPLSPRKLIRDLKDHLTQTGPIILKHRAAQAEAGENGGEATPPDTAPLFGEAQEEGLQPAILEEVLWGCRTCGACQRECPVFIEHIPKMVDMRRYLVMMESKMSDNAQQFLKNMDEKMHPWAGAQHNREEWYEDLDVKVLGNGEKAEYLFWVGCTGSMIDRNILVSRAMVKVLQAGGVDFGILGPEEVCTGDPARRAGGEFTFQMCAKQNIATLDGYGVKKIITTCPHCFNTYKNEYPDFGGNYEVIHHTQLISELIKDGKLKLKKSLESLTYHDPCYLARHNGVVDEPREILLQIAGKGEFKDLERSKDRALCCGSGGGYAWMDDDPTKRINHTRLEDVKACGAKTAAVSCPFCMQMFDDALKALDPEKTIRAADIAELVAEALED
- a CDS encoding c-type cytochrome, whose protein sequence is MRHLITLSIATALLLLSPANVLTQDLARPLKERVDSGHTLFHMKGCSNCHSLQKKGGPTVGPNLSRITVWTSPVLGAAVMWNHVPLMAETLKSNGVRWPGFQGEEVTDIFTYLNSLSQRDGGAIAFRANTAHGKSFFEEIGCQRCHGKPFDGGHYGPDLGRAARQINNVNEFSTRMLRHAPLMIKRAKAEGLAWPRLNGHQISSIFAYLKSLPFVRRF
- a CDS encoding cytochrome bc complex cytochrome b subunit, with product MSEKITTWINERIPFDWGSLKHALDEPIPRHMHKWWFCLGGTPLYLFMIQMLSGIALTFYFVPDPDKAYESVRYITQEAPFGWWVRGVHRWSGELMVVAVILHMIRVFFTNAYRKPRELNWLIGMLLLVTIFTFGFSGYSLIYNQLSYWAMVVGTNITASIPVVGEFAAGFLRGGPVISANTLTRMYVLHVGLLPMAAVALIALHLFLLRLHGVSDAEDTGEGDSDEGSGRFFPFFPDHLMTELAIGVFLIYLISQLAIIFPVHLGEPANPAVTPEHIKPEWYFYPVFRFLKLFSFKTGIISLLVIVTTMFAWPWVDAAIERRFPGKDISIYVGIAASLMIIMLILIEGLSGQVAFVSSIIGVAVLIVSAMFILKGLLRK
- a CDS encoding Rieske (2Fe-2S) protein → MSSSESSPPQEQNIERRGAMIALSMIAGLVVSYGTAAIYGLRYLFGRQSPPRQVQVLVASVADVPEGGSIVRADLAGQKFLLVKAGGDIRAFSTSCTHLGCQVHWKPGDKTFFCPCHDGVFDADGNPVSGPPPTPLAQNPVEIRGSSIFVTMREA